One Lutzomyia longipalpis isolate SR_M1_2022 chromosome 4, ASM2433408v1 DNA segment encodes these proteins:
- the LOC129795741 gene encoding 40S ribosomal protein S12, mitochondrial yields the protein MNLGRFLTTATSLFNGFTVASLNAVRGMASLQRMHRTGPHKKERAPRQPLDGKPFAKGIILKTLIKKPKKPNSANRKCVLVRLSTGKEMVAYVPGIGHNLQEHNIVLCRVGRLQDVPGVKIKCVRGVYDLPHVKKA from the exons ATGAATCTAGGACGCTTTTTGACAACAGCCACATCCCTGTTCAATGGATTCA CTGTAGCCTCCTTGAATGCAGTCCGGGGGATGGCATCGTTGCAGAGAATGCACAGAACGGGTCCCCATAAGAAGGAAAGAGCCCCACGTCAGCCATTGGATGGGAAACCCTTTGCCAAGGGGATTATCCTGAAAACTCTCATAAAGAAACCGAAGAAACCCAATTCGGCTAATAGAAAATGCGTCCTAGTGCGCCTCTCCACGGGCAAGGAGATGGTTGCGTATGTTCCGGGCATTGGGCATAATCTCCAAGAGCACAATATTGTCCTGTGTCGCGTGGGACGATTGCAGGATGTACCTGGGGTGAAGATAAAATGCGTCCGGGGTGTTTATGATCTACCGCATGTGAAGAAAGcttag